CGAGGATTTCCTGCGACGGCCCGAGATGGGCGGTCATGCCTGCGATATGGCGCAACAAAGCGAGTTTGCCGGCAGACGCGGTTTCCTGATGAACACTTGGCAGGGCATCGGCGTGCCAATTGGCGATCCCGATGGTTACGCCTTCCCCCTCAGGCTCGACTTCTACCCACGCGCTTACCTGTTCGCTGCCATCCTGCGCCTTGATGAGGCGAGCAAGGCGCAGACCGTAAATCCGTGCCTTGCGCACCAGCTCCAGCAGAGCGGGCGTGACGAGCGCACCCGGCAACTCACCGCCCGAGCGCAAGTGAAAGCTCGCCAGCGGCTCCTCGGCGTCTACCAGCCTGTCCTGCGCATCCGTGCGGGCACGGGCGATGATGGTGGGCGCAGTCGCCATGGCTGCCTATTGCGCGAAATCGGGCGAGGATGCAGCCAACATCGCCGCAGCCTGGTCCGCGCGCAAAGTGCCGAAGTCCGTCGGCAATGTGAGCTCTGGATGCAGATAGAGGAACTGCTGCTCGACGGCGGCCTGGTTCAGCCCGGCGGCGCGCATCGTGAGCGCGAGCCGCGCGCTCTGGTTCTCACCCATGGACAGCACGGCGACATCGCGCTCCTGCTCTGCAGCCATGGAAAGTGCGGTTGCAAAGAGCGACAGCCCCGCATGATCGACATCGAGCGCGCGTTTGGCGTCGGTGCGCATGGCGACCAGCAGGCGGGTGGCTTGCCCGACCCGCCGATTGCTCTCGTTGAAATCGCTGCGCAGTCGCTCAACGACCGCTTCGCTCGCCTCGAAATGCCCGTCGGAATGTGCGCGAAGCGCCTGGCTGCACGCATGGAACAGCTCGGCAGGCAATTCCGACAGCGGAAGCTCCATGCGCCGTGCCTGCTGCATGAAGCGAGCCTGTGCCGCGATCAGATGCATTGCGGCACCGGCTATGTCGGCATCGGACGATGCGGTCAGTTCCTGCAGCAGCGGAGAAAGGACGGCATCCACTCCGCTGCGCTCTTGCAAGCGGTCCGCAAGTTGCGCCTCGATCGTCAGCGCATGGGCGTGCCCCAGAAATGCCGTATCTTCGAGAAACATCTGCGCGACAGCGTGCTGTTTCTCGTCGGCAAATGCGCCGCGATCCTCGATCTCGGCCTCCCCGGCTACTGCCATCAGCAATTGCCGGGCAAGATGCACCATCATACCGCGCACCTTTGCAATGACTTCATCGCTGAAAAGCGCGTGATCGTCATTCGCGAGCAAATGGCGCAGGATCGGCCGCGCGGTTGCGAGGATCACATCGCCATGGGCGAGTTCGCCGCGCATCACTTCCTCGATGGATTGGGCGACCTGCGCATTGTCCGTATGGGTGCTCATGCGCGTGGCATAGCCTTCTTTGGTTAAGCCGCCGTTAGCTGCGATCAGGGGCAAGGTTGGCAAGGAGCACAAGCATGCCTGCCAGCATGATCGCGAGTTCGGGCATCGCCAGCGCCGCAATGATGGCAATAAACCCGGCGATGACCATGCGATCACGCAACGGTTCCAACCACAGGGTCGGCTGTCGGCGGTCCAGCAAGACGAGCGCGGCCACGAGAACTATCGCTGGAAAAACAGTGCGGTGAGGAAGACTGTCGATAGAAATTATCGAAACCGCCAGCAATGCGGCATCCACGGCCCGCCTAGCCCACGGCCACTTGCCGATTGTACCGAATGGCGCAGCCATCAGGCGCGACAAGGTCAGGAACACTTCCAAAAGCGGCACGCTCAGCGCGATCAGCAAAAAGCCCAGCGCAGGCATTTCATAAACACCGCAAGCGATGCCGCCAGCCAAGAGAGCAACAACCGTCATCCCGATCAGCAGCCGCGAATAGCGCTTGGTCAACAGGATTGTCCCGGCACTCGACACTGCCTGCTTCGCCAGCCAGCGTGAAGCTGCCCCTGCCGGTACGTCACCCAGATGCGCCCGTTGCCATCCGGTCGCCAAAGCCTGCGCCGTTTCGGCAGACGTCACGACGGTCCATCTGCCATCGTCCAGGGTAGAGTCCGCGAGCCGCGCCTCGGGAAGACGCTGTTGCAAGGCGATGCGCAGCAAGGCGTTCTGCGGCGCGGCATCTTCGGGCAGAGCGGTCAAGCGACCCAACCATTTGCCCGGTACGGTCAGCGCGCCAGCCCATGCCCTGTCCAGATCGATCCTCTCCAACCCGGCTGCCACGCCGGGGCCGGCGGATACGACAAGCAGGCGATCCCCCTCGGCCTTCAACAGATCGAGCGCCGCGCGCGATTCGGGCAGCAGGCCGGGTTGCAGCACCAGCAGGCTGTCATCATTGCCGATGATACCCGTCAGCGCATGAGGCGTGGTGATGACCTGGTACTTCATTCCGGCGCGCTCCGCCGCGTGTCGCAGCGCGATCCCTTGCGGCGTTGCGCCGCTCCCAAGCGCAATAACGGCAGTGCAGCCCGCCTCTTTCGCGAACATCAATTGTCGCTCTGCCAGAGACTTGCCGGCCACTGCTGGCATGGGATCGTCACCTGCCAGAGGCAGGCTAATCAGGGCTGCGCGCATATCAGGACGATCCTTCCGGCATGATCGCTACGCTAGGCAGGCCTTGCGCGGCTGCCAAGCCGATGCTGCGGCAGAGCGGTGAAAAAGCGCGTTAACCACAACTTGCGGTGGAAGCCGCCCTGCGGCAGGGTTCTTTGTCTTTCACCCTATGGTAAGTATGCGGCATGAGCAGAAAGCGCCAAATCGTGCCTTCCGATGAAGGCCTGTCCGGCGAGACGGTCTACAACACCGATCTCAGCCAGTCCGATGACGCCTACGAATTGCAGGCGGAGGAGGAGTATCACGAAGCGTATGATGATGAGGCGCCCGCCTCTCCTCGTGCCACGTGGCTGGCGCCTGCCTTCACGATCTTGCTGGCCCTCGCCTGGACCGGCTTTTTTGGGTGGGTGAACCATCAGGCTATGCTCGCCGGCGCGGCGCCTGCGCAGTGGGTGGACTGGATCGTGCAGTGGTCGGTTCCGATGGTGCTGCTGATCGGTCTTTACCTGCTGGTCATGCGCAATTCGCGGCGCGAAGCCAACCGCTTCACCGATGCCGCACGGGCACTTTCGACCGAGTCTGCGCAGCTGGAAGCCCGCCTGCTGACGGTCAATCGCGAACTTGCTCTTGCGCGCGACTTCATCGCCTCGCAATCCAACGATCTGGAAGCACTTGGCCGCCTCGCGACCGAGCGCCTTTCTACCAATGCCGACAAGCTTCAATCCCTGATCCGCGACAATACCGCGCAGGTCGAAGCCATCGGCCATGTCAGCGACAATGCGGTCGTCAATATGGAGACGCTGCGCGAACAATTACCGGTGCTCACCAACGCCGCGCGCGATATGAGCAACCAGGTCGGTAATGCCGGCAATTCCGCGCAGCGACAGATCGACGAATTGCTGGCGGCGTTCGAACGGCTTGGCGCACTTGAAGCTGCGAGCGAAGAGCGGGTCAGCGGGATCAACGAAGCGATCAGCACCACGCTGGGCGATTTCAATTCGCAGATCAATGCCATCGGCGACCTGACCGAACAGCGCTTCAGCCATCTGCGCACCACGAACGAGCAGTTCCGCTCCGACCTCGAAAGTTCGGAAGAGCGTGTGTTCGATGCGATTGCAGCGCGGTCCGAAGCGCTATCGCAGCAACTGGCAAAAGATGCCGAAGCAATGCGGGAGCGGGAGGCACAGGCCGCAGCCGCCATGCGTGAACGCATCGTGACGTTGCGTCTGGAAGGTGAACGGCTTGTCAGCGCCATCGATGGCGGGCAGTCCGACGCGTCCAAGCGCTGGGGCGATGCCATCACCGGCCTGGAAAACCGGATGAAGGAAGTACTCGAGGGAGTCATCAAGCTGGATGAGGCCGCCACCGAAAACGCGCGCAAACGCCTTGTGGCCCTGAATGAGGAAGCACAGCGCGTCGACCAGCGGCTCGCATCGAGCATGAACACGTTCGAGGACGATTTCGCCATGCGGCGCGAACGCAACCGCGAACGCGAGGCCGAGGCGATCGAAACGCTCGAAGCGCAGATCGCCGAGTTCGACGCACGTATTGCGCAGCGCAAAGAAGATCACCTGGTACACATCGCCGCGCTCGCCGAACGTGAAGAGGCGTTGGCGGAGCGATTGACGACGCTCGATACCGATATGGCTGCGCTCGGCGCGAATGCCGAGAATGCGAGTGGTCGGATGAGCGAGGCCGCGCAATTGCTGACCGATCGCCTCACCCAATCGCGCGGCACGATGGAAGAAAGCGACGCGCTGCTGGGCAAGCTGACCGATGACAGTGTTCGATTGCTAGAGCTGATCCGAGCAACGGCGGAGCATTCGCAAGGCGACCTCGCCGAGAGCGTCGGAACAGCAGAGACGCGCCTCACCGGTTTCGCCGAGAAGACCTCGCAACTGCGCGAGGATATTGCAGATGCGGAGCAGCGCAGCGCCAATATCGTCGTCCAGCTGGCATCGGTGCATGAGAAGCGCGGTTCGACCAATGAGGAGCTTGCCGAGCTCGAGCAGCGATTGGGTCGCCTCCTCGAGGAAAGCGAGCAGATCGCCCACCGGACCTCCAATGAATTGACCAGCGGCATCGAAGCGTTGACCGAAGCCTCGCGCAATGTGCTCGCCAATCTGCGGACCGAGCAAACCGGCGCGGTCGAGGAGATCGCACGCGATATCTGCGAACAAAGCCGCGAGCAAATCGTCCGTGCATTGCGTGCAGAGGCAGAAAAGGCGATTACGGAACTCGAAGATATCACAATGCGCTCTCAGCGCAGCGGTCAGGATACCGCGGCCATGTTGCGCGACCAGATGGACCGTGTGGCGGAACTGGCCGGCAATCTGGAACAGCGCGTGGAGCATGCGAGGGAGCGGGCCGAGGAGCAGGTCGATAACGATTTCAGTCGCCGCTCGGCGCTAATCACCGAGGCGCTAAACTCGACCGCCATCGATATCTCGAAAGTTTTCGAGAACGACATCGGCGATGTGGAATGGGCCAATTACCTGCGCGGCGATCGCGGCATCTTCACTCGCCGTGCGGTGCGACTTCTCGACAAGCAGGATGCGCGGAAGATCAGCGAAATCTATTCCGAAGACGGCGAGTTCCGTGATGTCGTCAACCGCTACATTCACGATTTCGAAGCGATGCTGCGCGGCATTCTTTCCACCCGCGATGGCAATGCGATAGCGGTAACGCTGCTTTCCAGCGATATGGGCAAGCTCTACGTGGCGCTGGCGCAGGGTATTGAACGCCTGCGAAACTAGCGGCTGCCGCGCGACGGTTTCTTAGCTCGGCGGCGTGCCCCAAATGTTGATATCGTCGATGGTTATCCAACCCTCGAACCAGTTGGCGATGTAGAGCGCTGTCAGCGCCGCGCTGAGAATAGTGGCGCGCAACACCACCCGCCCGGGCCGGAAGTTGACCGGGGCGCTGTCCGCCTGCCCGGGGATTTTTTCCACCCCCGCCTCGTCCGCCGTGCGGACGCCGAATGGCAGGAGCAGGAACGCGCTCATCACCCAGAAGAGCGCATAGATCGCAATGACAGAAGTGATTGCCATAGGCGGCTACCCGCGCGCCAGTATGACGCGCGTCTGCGGCTTCTTGCCGGACCAGCGCTGAACGGCACGCCGAGCCGCGAGCCGCGCGGCTTCCTTCACCGCTTCAACATCGCGGGCGCGCCCGCCTTTCAGCTTGCCCAGCGCATCGCGCACATCGCTCTCCGCTTCTGCCACGAAGGCTGGGTAATCCTCGTCTAGAGGCAGACCGATACCTTCAATCTGCACGGCACCGCTGTCGCCTACGACGACAATCAAAATGCCATTATGCGCAAGCCGACGACGCATGGTGACAGCTTCGCCATTGGCAGGCACG
This sequence is a window from Aurantiacibacter gangjinensis. Protein-coding genes within it:
- a CDS encoding DUF1467 family protein; translated protein: MAITSVIAIYALFWVMSAFLLLPFGVRTADEAGVEKIPGQADSAPVNFRPGRVVLRATILSAALTALYIANWFEGWITIDDINIWGTPPS